In Mus caroli chromosome 9, CAROLI_EIJ_v1.1, whole genome shotgun sequence, a single window of DNA contains:
- the LOC110301526 gene encoding von Willebrand factor A domain-containing protein 5A encodes MEHHCGLITSNKETVPLKNISVTLSINDFVAAVAATLNYENEEKVPLEATFVFPMDEDSAVYSFEALVDGKKIVAELQDKMKAHSEYEEALSQGHQAYLLEEDDYSRDVFSCNVGNLQPGAKVAVTLRYVQELPLETDGALRYLLPAILNPRYQLSEQSANSCLNIQKPTVPLEDLPYTLNMTATITSQHGIERVQSNCSLSPIQYLTDDKTSAQVSLTEGHKFDRDVELLIYYSEVHSPSVAVEMGMLDMKPDSLMGAPSAMVSFYPDIPEVEASKVCGEFVFLMDRSGSMGSPMSTENNSQLRIEAAKETLLLLLKSLPMGCYFNIYGFGSSYEKFFPESVKYTQDTMEDAVKRVKALKANLGGTEILTPLCNIYKASSIPGHPLQLFVFTDGEVSDTFSVIREVKLNSKKHRCFSFGIGQGASTSLIKNIARVSGGTAVFITGKDRMQSKALGSLKFALQCAVDNISLSWDLPPGLSIKMLSPEQLTIFRGQRLIIYAQLTGLMPQVETGAVCLKHILQGRSLENTVTFSLQPKANANFTIHRLAAKSLIQTKDFGSQEASKEEKEDVMNISLQSGVLSSFTAFIAINKELNKPVQGPLAHRVIPRPMMAGTSMRSYSNFSGGFKRSQLRSLCVPAYDLCLAESPIPTLEKSARSGIQKKKTNSSTNKSNLKKEHKAFGEDVVVQLICLQKANGSWELDEDLTKILGPKSKDIKAANPAKHEDPSAWATVLAVVWLHANGTDLKCEWELLERKAVAWLHDHAGSSIPMLVQAANSLLKLSVNPAVFGV; translated from the exons ATGGAGCATCACTGTGGTCTGATCACTAGCAACAAAGAGACAG TACCACTGAAGAACATCTCAGTAACATTGTCCATCAATGACTTTGTGGCTGCTGTGGCGGCAACCTTAAATTATGAGAATGAGGAGAAAGTCCCATTAGAGGCAACCTTTGTGTTTCCTATGGATGAAGACTCTGCTGTCTACAGCTTTGAAGCCTTGGTGGATGGGAAGAAAATTGTGGCAGAGTTGCAGGATAAGATGAAG GCTCACAGTGAGTATGAGGAAGCCCTCTCCCAGGGCCACCAAGCATACTTATTGGAAGAGGATGACTATTCCAGAGATGTCTTTTCTTGCAATGTGGGGAACCTGCAGCCTGGAGCTAAGGTTGCAGTTACCCTGAGGTATGTGCAGGAACTGCCCTTGGAAACAGATGGGGCCCTGCGCTATCTGCTCCCAGCAATCTTGAATCCAAGATATCAGCTTTCTG AACAGTCAGCAAACAGTTGCTTGAACATCCAGAAACCCACAGTCCCTTTGGAGGACCTGCCTTACACACTCAACATGACTGCCACCATCACTTCCCAGCATGGTATTGAAAGGGTCCAGTCCAATTGCTCTTTGAGCCCTATTCAGTACCTTACAGATGACAAGACTTCTGCTCAG GTTTCCTTGACTGAAGGGCACAAGTTTGACCGGGATGTGGAACTCCTGATTTACTACAGTGAAGTGCACAGCCCCAGTGTAGCTGTGGAAATGGGGATGCTGGACATGAAGCCAG ACAGTTTGATGGGAGCTCCTTCTGCAATGGTGAGTTTCTACCCAGATATCCCAGAAGTGGAAGCCTCAAAGGTCTGTGGAGAATTTGTGTTTCTCATGGACCGTTCAGGAAGTATGGGCTCCCCCATGAGCACAGAGAACAATTCTCAGCTACGCATAGAGGCTGCCAAG GAAactctgttgctgttgctgaagAGTTTACCTATGGGTTGTTATTTTAATATCTATGGATTTGGATCTTCCTATGAAAAATTCTTTCC GGAGAGTGTGAAGTACACTCAGGATACAATGGAGGACGCAGTGAAAAGAGTGAAGGCTTTAAAAGCCAATTTAGGGGGTACTGAAATCTTGACACCCCTCTGCAACATTTACAAGGCATCCTCCATTCCTGGTCATCCCCTACAG CTCTTTGTCTTCACGGATGGAGAAGTGAGTGACACATTTAGTGTCATTAGAGAAGTTAAGTTAAACAGCAAGAAACACAG atgtttcTCATTTGGAATTGGACAAGGAGCCTCGACCAGTTTAATCAAAAATATCGCCCGGGTATCAGGGGGTACTGCAGTGTTTATCACAGGCAAGGACAGGATGCAGAGCAAG GCTCTTGGGTCTCTCAAGTTTGCTCTACAGTGTGCAGTGGATAATATCTCTCTAAGTTGGGATTTGCCTCCTGGTTTGTCTATTAAAATGCTTTCTCCAGAGCAACTTACCATCTTTAGGGGTCAGAGGTTAATCATCTATGCACAACTGACTGGGCTTATGCCT caagtggagacaggagcagTGTGCCTCAAGCACATCCTCCAGGGTAGGAGTCTGGAAAACACGGTGACATTTTCCCTGCAACCAAAGGCTAATGCCAA TTTCACCATTCATCGGTTGGCTGCAAAGTCCTTGATTCAGACTAAGGATTTTGGATCCCAGGAggcctcaaaagaagaaaaagaagatgtgATGAACATCAGCCTTCAGTCTGGAGTCCTTAGCTCCTTCACAGCCTTCATTGCCATAAACAAGGAGCTGAACAAACCAGTTCAGGGGCCTCTGGCCCACAGAGTGATTCCTAGGCCAATGATGGCTGGAACTAGTATGCGGTCCTACTCTAATTTCTCTG GTGGCTTTAAACGCTCACAACTAAGAAGTTTATGTGTACCAGCATATGATTTATGTTTAGCAGAAA GTCCTATTCCTACCCTAGAAAAATCTGCGCGTTCTGGTAttcagaagaaaaagacaaattcttctaccaacaaaagcaacttgaaaaaGGAACATAAAG catTTGGAGAGGATGTTGTGGTACAGCTGATTTGTCTCCAAAAGGCAAATGGCTCCTGGGAGCTAGATGAAGATTTGACCAAGATCCTGGGCCCTAAGTCAAAAGACATCAAGGCTGCAAACCCTGCCAAG CATGAGGACCCCTCAGCCTGGGCCACAGTGCTGGCTGTGGTCTGGTTGCATGCCAACGGCACAGACTTAAAGTGTGAATGGGAGCTTCTGGAAAGGAAGGCTGTGGCCTGGCTTCATGACCATGCAG